The following are encoded in a window of Hyalangium minutum genomic DNA:
- the obgE gene encoding GTPase ObgE produces the protein MKFVDEVRIFVKAGDGGHGAVAFRREKFIERGGPSGGDGGNGGSVIFVADPQLTTLLDFRYQQHHRAKNGENGMGSDCNGRASDDLILKVPSGTLIREADSGELLADLSEPGQQYVAAQGGRGGLGNMNFATSTRQTPRFAQEGTKGEERTLILELKLLADVGLLGFPNAGKSTLISRVSRARPKIADYPFTTLVPNLGMIQYKDNLSFVMADIPGLIEGASEGVGLGHQFLRHVERCKVLIHLIDLGAEGEGRDPVKDYDILNRELEKYSAELSKKPQVVAPNKVDITEARERLEKFTAAMRKRGVAVFPVSTATGEGLQALLDVTAEVLFTGRTGKLQVERPEKPAKKAPAKKVSAAKQPAKKAAVKKAPAKKAAAKKAPAKKAPAKKALAKKGAAKKAPAKKAAAKKAAAKKAPARGKTGARAKTVAKAGRRS, from the coding sequence ATGAAATTCGTCGACGAAGTCCGCATCTTCGTGAAGGCGGGGGATGGCGGTCATGGCGCCGTCGCCTTCCGGCGGGAGAAGTTTATCGAGCGCGGTGGGCCCAGCGGCGGGGATGGGGGCAACGGCGGCTCGGTGATATTCGTGGCTGATCCGCAGCTCACCACGCTTTTGGACTTCCGCTACCAGCAGCACCACCGCGCCAAGAACGGCGAGAACGGGATGGGCAGCGACTGCAACGGGCGCGCGTCCGACGACCTGATTCTCAAGGTGCCGTCGGGCACGCTGATCCGGGAGGCAGACTCGGGCGAGCTGCTGGCGGACCTGAGCGAGCCGGGGCAACAGTATGTGGCGGCGCAGGGCGGGCGGGGTGGGCTGGGGAACATGAACTTCGCCACCTCCACGCGGCAGACGCCGCGGTTTGCCCAGGAGGGGACGAAGGGCGAGGAGCGCACGCTGATCCTCGAGCTGAAGCTCCTGGCGGATGTGGGGCTCCTGGGCTTCCCGAACGCGGGCAAGAGCACGCTCATCTCTCGGGTGAGCCGGGCGCGGCCGAAGATCGCGGACTACCCGTTCACCACGCTGGTGCCGAACCTGGGCATGATCCAGTACAAGGACAACCTGTCCTTCGTGATGGCGGACATCCCCGGGCTGATCGAGGGCGCCAGCGAGGGTGTGGGACTGGGGCACCAGTTCCTGCGGCACGTGGAGCGCTGCAAGGTGCTCATCCACCTCATCGACCTGGGAGCGGAGGGCGAGGGGCGTGATCCGGTGAAGGACTACGACATTCTCAACCGCGAACTGGAGAAGTACAGCGCGGAGCTGTCGAAGAAGCCGCAGGTGGTGGCGCCCAACAAGGTGGACATCACCGAGGCGCGCGAGCGGCTGGAGAAGTTCACGGCGGCCATGCGCAAGCGCGGGGTGGCGGTGTTCCCCGTGTCCACGGCGACAGGCGAGGGGCTCCAGGCCCTGCTGGACGTCACGGCCGAGGTGCTCTTCACGGGCCGGACGGGCAAGCTCCAGGTGGAGCGGCCTGAGAAGCCCGCGAAGAAGGCTCCGGCCAAGAAGGTTTCCGCTGCGAAGCAGCCTGCCAAGAAGGCAGCGGTGAAGAAGGCTCCGGCCAAAAAGGCAGCGGCGAAGAAGGCTCCGGCGAAGAAGGCTCCGGCGAAAAAGGCTCTGGCGAAGAAGGGTGCAGCCAAGAAGGCTCCGGCGAAGAAGGCGGCAGCCAAGAAGGCGGCGGCGAAGAAGGCCCCGGCCCGTGGGAAGACGGGTGCGCGCGCGAAGACCGTGGCGAAGGCGGGGCGGAGGTCCTGA
- a CDS encoding TrmH family RNA methyltransferase: MSGGGPRYEPFEQKQVEPESFLLDVRKEKIDRVVEQRTRTFTVVLDRLEDSFNMAAVLRTCEAMGVQEVHIVINPEAPFLPNSRVAQGCDKWLDVKQYKTFAECREHLKSRGFALYASAIREGAASLYSLRFDSKIAIIFGNERYGVSEEVLAGVDGTFWIPMRGFSQSVNISAAASACISRAIAWREEHLGKVGDLTPEEAQALRERFYVLAVKQRKRIFKGKQP, from the coding sequence ATGAGTGGAGGTGGGCCTCGCTACGAGCCGTTCGAGCAGAAGCAGGTCGAGCCGGAGTCGTTCCTGCTCGACGTGCGCAAGGAGAAGATCGACCGCGTGGTGGAGCAGCGGACGCGGACCTTCACGGTGGTGTTGGACCGGCTGGAGGACAGCTTCAACATGGCGGCGGTGCTGCGCACCTGCGAGGCCATGGGCGTGCAGGAGGTGCACATCGTCATCAACCCCGAGGCGCCGTTCTTACCGAACTCGCGCGTGGCCCAGGGGTGCGACAAGTGGCTGGACGTGAAGCAGTACAAGACGTTCGCCGAGTGCCGCGAGCACCTCAAGAGCCGTGGGTTCGCCCTGTACGCCTCGGCGATCCGCGAGGGCGCGGCGAGCCTGTACTCGCTGCGCTTCGACTCGAAGATCGCGATCATCTTCGGCAACGAGCGCTATGGGGTGAGCGAGGAGGTGCTCGCGGGCGTGGACGGCACCTTCTGGATCCCCATGCGGGGCTTCAGTCAGAGCGTGAACATCTCCGCTGCGGCGTCGGCCTGCATCAGCCGGGCGATTGCCTGGCGGGAAGAGCACCTGGGGAAGGTGGGAGACCTGACTCCCGAGGAGGCCCAGGCCCTGCGCGAGCGCTTCTATGTCCTGGCTGTCAAGCAAAGGAAGCGGATTTTCAAGGGAAAGCAGCCGTGA
- a CDS encoding YajQ family cyclic di-GMP-binding protein: MPSFDVISKIDQAELDNAVNQTKKELSTRYDFQGAQPDIVISPDRALLTVKANTEERVKAAKEVLLAKLAKRGISLHALEFLDIEKTGLHSVKQNIKLQQGIPVEKAKELVKLLKESKLKLQGSIQGDELRISGKNKDDLQAAMALFRKEQERLKLDMQFTNFRE, encoded by the coding sequence ATGCCTTCCTTCGACGTCATCTCAAAAATTGACCAGGCCGAGCTCGATAACGCGGTCAACCAGACCAAGAAGGAGCTCAGCACCCGCTATGACTTCCAGGGTGCCCAGCCCGACATCGTCATCTCCCCGGATCGCGCCCTGCTGACCGTCAAGGCCAACACCGAGGAGCGCGTCAAGGCAGCCAAGGAAGTCCTTCTCGCCAAGCTCGCCAAGCGCGGCATCTCCCTGCACGCGCTCGAGTTCCTGGACATCGAGAAGACGGGCCTCCACAGCGTGAAGCAGAACATCAAGCTCCAGCAGGGCATCCCCGTGGAGAAGGCCAAGGAGCTGGTGAAGCTCCTCAAGGAGTCCAAGCTGAAGCTCCAGGGCTCCATCCAGGGCGACGAGCTCCGCATCAGCGGCAAGAACAAGGACGACCTGCAGGCCGCCATGGCGCTGTTCCGCAAGGAGCAGGAGCGGCTGAAGCTGGACATGCAGTTCACCAACTTCCGGGAATAG
- a CDS encoding LolA family protein, with protein sequence MLIDTLLALLLSAQPAAPVAQAQKPAAAAESKPAEAKPAGDPAAKPATPAPAPAAPAPAAATPAAEPSKPAGTVKGSVAPDVKALVERMQAFYEKTTDFRSDFKQDYKYKTFRRTQTSTGTVTYKKPALMRWEYENPSKRTFVLAGSKVYAYDPEAQSLTVASLDTSKLSASVTFLFGQGKLADEFNIKKGTCADCKGTLLVLDPAQPDPRFRQVRLEVDTNTAQVLKSTVVDPDGSENTISFLNLKQNVGISADSFKINPPEGTRVDDFTKPKK encoded by the coding sequence ATGCTCATCGACACCTTGCTCGCCCTCCTGCTGTCCGCGCAGCCTGCTGCGCCGGTGGCCCAGGCGCAGAAGCCCGCAGCGGCCGCCGAGTCCAAGCCCGCGGAGGCGAAGCCTGCTGGTGACCCCGCTGCGAAGCCCGCGACTCCTGCTCCCGCTCCGGCGGCTCCGGCTCCTGCGGCGGCCACTCCTGCGGCCGAGCCCAGCAAGCCCGCCGGGACGGTGAAGGGCAGCGTGGCGCCGGACGTGAAGGCGCTGGTGGAGCGGATGCAGGCCTTCTACGAGAAGACCACCGACTTCCGGTCGGACTTCAAGCAAGACTACAAGTACAAGACCTTCCGCCGGACCCAGACGTCCACGGGGACGGTGACGTACAAGAAGCCGGCGCTGATGCGCTGGGAGTACGAGAATCCCTCGAAGCGCACGTTCGTGTTGGCGGGCAGCAAGGTGTACGCGTACGACCCGGAGGCGCAGAGCCTCACAGTGGCGAGCCTGGACACGAGCAAGCTCTCGGCTTCGGTGACGTTCCTGTTCGGGCAGGGGAAACTGGCCGACGAGTTCAACATCAAGAAGGGCACGTGCGCGGATTGCAAGGGCACGCTCCTGGTGCTGGACCCAGCGCAGCCGGATCCGCGCTTCCGTCAGGTGCGCCTGGAGGTGGACACCAACACGGCGCAGGTGCTCAAGAGCACGGTGGTGGATCCGGATGGCAGCGAGAACACCATCTCGTTCCTGAACCTGAAGCAGAACGTGGGCATCTCGGCGGATAGCTTCAAGATCAACCCGCCCGAGGGCACGCGCGTCGACGACTTCACCAAGCCGAAGAAGTAG
- a CDS encoding ribonuclease J produces the protein MLHVIPLGGLGEIGLNAMVLACRGEMILIDAGLMFPSEAAPGVDIIVPDFSHIRQNASQLKGIVLTHGHEDHTGALPYLLSEVNVPVYGTRFTLAMARQRLDELGVIADLREIEPRTPFSVGSVFTVEASRVTHTVPDAVGYIVRTPEGTLIHTGDFKLDPDPIDGLRTDLERWGEAGEQGVLCLLSDSTNSEFTNETGSERVVEQTFDRLFHEAQGRIVVALFASNLHRVRTVLKLAERLERKVALQGRSMARNVELARQMGYLDVPESLFVPLDAVARLAANKVVLLSTGAQGEARAGLAQLASGNGAVRLDPGDMVVLSSRPIPGNERAVGALLDQLHWTGARIVYAQVEPGVHVSGHASKPQQRRVLDLVRPQHFIPIHGELRHLHRHLATAREAGLAPERLLLAQDGDLVTFEKGRARFAGNVPTGRVHKDLYSGGLVTPESLQERTKLAETGLVVAAVVIDRASLALMAGPQLSGHGLSLDEQVLLPRVADEARNIFLQMSPQLRGDDALVREEVTRAVRRAFKLYTAKRPLVVPMVVKV, from the coding sequence ATGCTCCATGTCATTCCCCTGGGAGGTCTGGGCGAGATCGGCCTCAACGCGATGGTGCTCGCGTGCCGTGGGGAGATGATCCTCATCGACGCTGGGCTCATGTTCCCGTCCGAGGCCGCCCCAGGGGTGGACATCATCGTCCCGGACTTCAGTCACATCCGGCAGAACGCCTCCCAGCTCAAAGGCATCGTCCTCACCCACGGCCACGAGGACCACACGGGCGCCCTCCCCTACCTGCTCAGCGAGGTGAACGTCCCCGTCTATGGCACCCGCTTCACCCTCGCCATGGCCCGCCAGCGCCTGGACGAGCTGGGTGTCATCGCGGACCTGCGGGAGATCGAGCCGCGCACCCCGTTCTCCGTCGGCTCCGTCTTCACCGTCGAGGCCAGCCGCGTCACTCACACCGTGCCGGATGCCGTGGGCTACATCGTCCGCACCCCCGAGGGCACCCTCATCCACACGGGGGACTTCAAGCTGGACCCGGATCCCATCGACGGCCTCCGCACAGACCTCGAGCGCTGGGGCGAGGCCGGCGAGCAGGGCGTCCTCTGCCTCCTGTCCGACTCCACCAACTCGGAGTTCACCAACGAGACCGGCAGCGAGCGCGTGGTCGAGCAGACCTTCGACCGCCTCTTCCACGAGGCCCAGGGCCGCATCGTCGTGGCCCTCTTTGCCTCCAACCTCCACCGTGTGCGCACTGTTCTCAAACTCGCCGAGCGGTTGGAGCGCAAAGTAGCCCTCCAGGGCCGCAGCATGGCGCGCAACGTGGAGCTGGCGCGGCAGATGGGCTACCTCGACGTCCCCGAATCCCTCTTCGTCCCGCTGGACGCGGTGGCGAGGCTCGCGGCCAACAAGGTGGTGCTGCTCTCCACCGGGGCTCAGGGTGAGGCGCGCGCCGGACTGGCCCAGCTCGCCTCGGGCAATGGCGCCGTCCGGCTGGACCCCGGGGATATGGTCGTCCTCAGCTCTCGCCCCATTCCCGGCAACGAGCGCGCCGTGGGCGCCCTGCTCGACCAGCTGCACTGGACTGGGGCCCGCATCGTCTACGCGCAGGTGGAGCCCGGCGTCCACGTCTCGGGCCATGCCAGCAAGCCGCAGCAGCGGCGTGTCCTGGATCTCGTCCGCCCCCAGCACTTCATCCCCATCCACGGAGAGCTTCGCCACCTCCACCGCCACCTGGCCACCGCGCGCGAAGCCGGGCTCGCTCCTGAGCGGCTCCTCCTGGCCCAGGACGGAGACCTCGTCACCTTCGAGAAGGGCCGGGCCCGGTTCGCCGGCAACGTCCCCACCGGGCGCGTCCACAAGGACCTCTACAGCGGCGGCCTTGTCACCCCCGAGTCCCTTCAGGAGCGCACCAAGCTGGCGGAAACAGGGCTCGTCGTCGCCGCCGTCGTCATCGACCGTGCCTCGCTGGCGCTGATGGCGGGCCCCCAGCTGTCGGGCCACGGACTGTCCCTGGACGAACAGGTGCTGCTGCCCCGAGTGGCCGACGAGGCCCGGAACATCTTCCTGCAGATGTCCCCACAGCTGCGCGGGGATGACGCCTTGGTGCGAGAAGAGGTGACTCGGGCCGTCCGCCGGGCCTTCAAGCTCTACACCGCCAAGCGCCCGCTGGTGGTGCCCATGGTCGTCAAGGTGTGA
- a CDS encoding AAA family ATPase, with amino-acid sequence MATRKSEDNERLIDRDLTALARDGKLAPAHGVDAAVSEVLGLLTRGGKHPLLSGEPGVGKSALVQEVARRIAEGRVDAAVAQARLVEVSAANILARSTQRQAAESFEELLGHLSRHACPIVYIRDLPLALGGPLAPVAIRALRTGGIRFIFETEPKRVQELLRADEALAERLHLIPLQEPPLERSRWILGRVAEELEREMHLPIDPAACDVALRLSAKFLLAQRMPRKAIELLKETAAEAAGAARDRVGPEDVLTRFCAATRLPRFVVDDAMPLDLDETERFFGERLLGQTDAVSAVLRSVALLKAGLNDPRRPLGVFLFAGPTGVGKTQLAKLLAEYLFGSADRLVRLNMADFPNDGDESVPFGASWAPAMETKRGELTNLLDGKVFTVLLLDEFEKAARSVHDRFLQLFDEGTFVNGAGETVSCNNTLIVATSNVGAEVYRESGLGFAASRREDELVSEVDRRIADSFRPEFLNRFDAICHFRPLSKVEIRKIAQREVGRVLEREGIRARALDVEVTPEVVDLLVDRGYSPQFGARYLQREIEKTLTAALAVEIARRPLRPGTPVRVEARPGGKVMAVAEPISPPREATAQLSLPTSKAAAVKRRLDRKSLLHEMDRLVGRARALSASADRPQLEERRNQLLAETQAPNLWDDPERAAATLRAFRTVEAQINELERLEQAATFARRLVREAKNEMQLASAAKQVEDVAREVQMAEALHASGASANDNEALVDICASESMEAQDAWVQELATMYLGWAEKRGYEAMLVAEAESPARVVVRVAGPGAYSFLAGEAGMHRRIEDEKRQRAYVRVHRGGTPGVLEALEVDGRPVRKHEGTFLERVRTEVTVKDASTGRVLTLTGAGEMDEMKDIATRVVSGQGVSTDEVRRYFTGRGARVEDPRTGAGTPRVKDVLRGDLDLFIAAWISRPPPEPPTTA; translated from the coding sequence ATGGCGACGAGGAAGAGCGAGGACAACGAGCGACTCATCGACCGCGATCTCACCGCGCTCGCGCGGGACGGCAAGCTTGCGCCCGCGCATGGCGTGGATGCCGCCGTTTCCGAAGTGCTGGGCCTGCTCACTCGAGGCGGCAAGCACCCTCTGCTCTCGGGCGAGCCGGGCGTGGGCAAGAGCGCCCTCGTCCAGGAAGTGGCCCGTCGTATCGCCGAGGGCCGCGTGGATGCCGCTGTGGCCCAGGCCCGGCTGGTGGAGGTGTCCGCCGCCAACATCCTGGCGCGCAGCACCCAGCGTCAGGCCGCCGAGAGCTTCGAAGAGCTGCTCGGCCACCTGAGCCGCCACGCCTGCCCCATCGTCTACATCCGGGATCTGCCCCTGGCGCTCGGCGGCCCGCTGGCGCCCGTGGCCATTCGCGCCCTGCGCACCGGAGGCATCCGCTTCATCTTCGAGACCGAGCCCAAGCGCGTGCAGGAGCTTCTGCGCGCGGACGAGGCCCTGGCTGAGCGACTCCACCTCATCCCGCTGCAGGAGCCTCCGCTGGAGCGCTCCCGCTGGATCCTCGGCCGTGTCGCCGAGGAGCTGGAGCGGGAGATGCACCTGCCCATCGACCCGGCCGCGTGCGACGTGGCGCTGCGGCTGTCGGCCAAGTTCCTCCTGGCCCAGCGCATGCCTCGCAAGGCGATCGAGCTCCTCAAGGAGACCGCCGCCGAGGCTGCGGGGGCCGCTCGCGACCGGGTGGGGCCCGAGGACGTACTCACCCGCTTCTGCGCGGCCACACGGCTGCCCCGCTTCGTCGTGGACGATGCGATGCCGCTGGACCTGGACGAGACGGAGCGCTTCTTCGGGGAGCGGCTGCTCGGCCAGACGGATGCGGTGTCGGCGGTGCTGCGCTCGGTGGCGCTGCTCAAGGCGGGCCTGAACGATCCGCGCCGTCCCCTCGGCGTGTTCCTCTTCGCGGGCCCCACGGGCGTGGGCAAGACCCAGCTGGCCAAGCTGCTCGCGGAGTACCTCTTCGGCTCCGCCGACAGGCTGGTGCGCCTCAACATGGCGGACTTCCCCAACGACGGCGACGAGAGTGTTCCCTTCGGCGCGTCCTGGGCGCCCGCGATGGAAACCAAGCGCGGAGAGCTGACCAACCTGCTCGATGGCAAGGTGTTCACCGTGCTGCTGCTCGATGAGTTCGAGAAGGCGGCGCGCAGCGTGCACGACCGGTTCCTTCAGCTGTTCGATGAGGGCACCTTCGTCAACGGCGCGGGAGAGACGGTCTCCTGCAACAACACGCTGATTGTCGCCACCTCCAACGTAGGCGCCGAGGTGTACCGGGAGTCCGGGCTGGGCTTCGCTGCGAGCCGCCGCGAGGACGAGCTCGTCTCCGAGGTCGACCGGCGCATCGCAGACTCGTTCCGTCCAGAGTTCCTCAACCGCTTTGACGCCATCTGCCACTTCCGGCCGCTCTCGAAGGTGGAAATCCGGAAGATCGCCCAGCGCGAGGTGGGCCGCGTGCTGGAGCGCGAGGGTATCCGCGCCCGCGCCCTCGATGTGGAGGTCACGCCCGAGGTGGTCGACCTGCTGGTGGACCGTGGCTACTCGCCGCAGTTCGGCGCGCGCTACCTGCAGCGGGAGATCGAGAAGACGCTCACGGCGGCCCTCGCGGTGGAGATCGCCCGCCGGCCGCTGCGGCCAGGTACGCCTGTCCGCGTGGAGGCTCGCCCTGGCGGCAAGGTGATGGCTGTTGCCGAACCGATCTCTCCTCCGCGTGAGGCGACGGCACAGCTGTCTCTGCCCACGTCGAAGGCCGCAGCCGTCAAGCGGCGGCTGGATCGCAAGTCGCTGCTGCACGAAATGGATCGGCTCGTCGGCCGCGCCCGGGCACTGTCCGCGTCCGCCGACCGTCCACAGCTCGAGGAGAGGCGCAACCAGCTCCTCGCCGAGACCCAGGCGCCCAACCTCTGGGATGATCCAGAGCGCGCGGCAGCCACCCTGCGGGCATTCCGAACGGTGGAGGCGCAAATCAACGAGCTGGAGCGCCTTGAGCAGGCTGCCACCTTCGCCCGCCGCCTGGTGCGCGAGGCCAAGAATGAGATGCAGCTCGCGTCCGCGGCCAAGCAGGTCGAAGACGTGGCGCGCGAGGTCCAGATGGCCGAGGCGCTCCATGCCTCGGGCGCCTCCGCCAATGACAATGAGGCGCTGGTGGATATCTGCGCCAGCGAGTCCATGGAGGCCCAGGACGCCTGGGTGCAGGAGCTGGCAACCATGTACCTCGGCTGGGCGGAGAAGCGCGGCTACGAGGCCATGCTCGTCGCGGAGGCCGAGTCTCCCGCCCGCGTCGTCGTGCGCGTCGCGGGACCGGGCGCCTACAGCTTCCTCGCAGGCGAGGCGGGTATGCACCGGCGCATCGAGGACGAGAAGCGGCAGCGCGCCTACGTCCGCGTGCACCGGGGTGGAACACCCGGCGTCCTAGAGGCCCTGGAGGTCGACGGCCGCCCGGTGAGGAAGCACGAAGGCACGTTCCTGGAGCGCGTACGCACCGAAGTCACCGTGAAGGATGCCTCCACGGGCCGCGTGCTCACTCTCACGGGCGCGGGCGAGATGGACGAGATGAAGGACATCGCGACCCGTGTGGTGTCCGGCCAGGGCGTCAGCACGGACGAGGTGCGGCGATACTTCACGGGCCGCGGTGCCAGGGTTGAGGACCCTCGCACCGGCGCGGGGACGCCTCGCGTGAAGGACGTGCTGCGCGGCGACCTGGACCTCTTCATCGCGGCCTGGATCTCCCGCCCGCCGCCCGAACCTCCTACCACAGCCTGA
- a CDS encoding HNH endonuclease, translated as METLVLSQAYEPVARVPWQRAMMLIWQGKVEVVEEYEDRFVRSVTLELKMPSIIRFVSFFRWRHRGVKFSRDNVYLRDGCKCQYCHKKVSRPEATYDHVIPRAQGGKTTWENVVIACVPCNQKKGNRTPAQAGMALRTQPVKPKRLPESLQFTFIYEKGMPVSWRKFLRDVAYWHTELEE; from the coding sequence ATGGAGACGCTGGTGTTGAGCCAGGCCTACGAGCCCGTTGCACGGGTTCCGTGGCAACGCGCGATGATGTTGATCTGGCAGGGCAAGGTCGAGGTGGTCGAGGAGTACGAGGACCGTTTCGTCCGCTCAGTCACTCTCGAGCTGAAGATGCCGTCCATCATTCGGTTCGTGAGCTTCTTCCGGTGGCGGCACCGCGGCGTGAAGTTCAGCCGCGACAACGTGTACCTGCGCGACGGGTGCAAGTGCCAATACTGCCATAAGAAGGTGTCGCGGCCGGAGGCGACGTACGACCATGTGATTCCCCGCGCCCAGGGTGGCAAGACGACCTGGGAGAACGTGGTGATCGCGTGCGTGCCCTGCAACCAGAAGAAGGGCAACCGGACGCCCGCGCAGGCTGGCATGGCGCTGCGCACGCAGCCGGTGAAGCCCAAGCGGCTGCCGGAGTCGCTGCAGTTCACCTTCATCTACGAGAAGGGCATGCCCGTCTCGTGGCGGAAGTTCCTCCGTGATGTCGCCTACTGGCACACGGAGCTGGAGGAGTGA
- the rimO gene encoding 30S ribosomal protein S12 methylthiotransferase RimO → MTLGCPKNRVDSEVMLGTLKQRGYQLVQDPAAAEVIVVNTCAFIGPAKQESVDSILEMAEYKKSGACSTLVVTGCLSQRYGGELSQEMPEVDHFLGTSAYAQIGDLLAAEASPRQVIPDPDYIHNASTPRENSMPSYTAYLKVSEGCDNACAFCIIPKLRGGQRSRTIADVVAEAERLADQGVQELNLVAQDLTAYGHDLPGKPKLQDLLKELVKVDVRWIRLHYAYPRVFPDELIEVMATEKKIAKYLDMPIQHASDKLLMSMKRGRNSQFLTDLLVKLRARVPGLVMRTSMIVGLPGETEEDFELLKEFVKTQRFERLGVFQYSDEEGTAAFDLPNKVPQKTIERRWREIMAIQKRINREQNKKLVGKRIEVLVEGPSPETEHLLVGRHEGQAPEIDGQVYINDGLAYPGEFVTIEVTEAHDYDLVGRVVERPDPKQRKHKARDAAPTAMATWTSPR, encoded by the coding sequence ATGACCCTCGGCTGCCCGAAGAACCGGGTGGACTCCGAGGTGATGCTTGGCACCCTCAAGCAGCGCGGCTACCAGTTGGTGCAGGATCCCGCCGCCGCCGAAGTCATCGTCGTCAACACGTGCGCCTTCATCGGCCCCGCCAAGCAGGAGTCCGTGGACTCCATCCTGGAGATGGCCGAGTACAAGAAGAGCGGCGCGTGCAGCACCCTCGTCGTCACCGGGTGCCTCTCGCAGCGCTACGGCGGCGAGCTGTCCCAGGAGATGCCCGAGGTGGACCACTTCCTCGGCACCAGCGCCTATGCGCAGATCGGCGACCTGCTCGCGGCCGAGGCCTCTCCGCGCCAGGTCATCCCGGATCCGGACTACATCCACAACGCGAGCACGCCTCGCGAGAACTCGATGCCGTCGTACACCGCCTATCTCAAGGTGTCCGAGGGCTGCGACAACGCCTGCGCCTTCTGCATCATCCCCAAGCTGCGCGGCGGCCAGCGCTCGCGCACCATCGCGGACGTCGTCGCCGAGGCCGAGCGTCTGGCGGACCAGGGCGTGCAGGAGCTGAACCTGGTGGCGCAGGACCTGACGGCGTACGGGCATGACCTGCCCGGCAAGCCCAAGCTCCAGGACCTACTCAAGGAGCTGGTGAAGGTGGACGTGCGGTGGATCCGCCTGCACTACGCCTATCCGCGCGTGTTCCCAGACGAGCTCATCGAGGTCATGGCGACGGAGAAGAAGATCGCCAAGTACCTGGACATGCCCATCCAGCACGCGAGCGACAAGCTGCTCATGTCGATGAAGCGCGGCCGCAACTCGCAGTTCCTCACGGACCTGCTGGTCAAGCTGCGCGCCCGCGTGCCGGGGCTGGTGATGCGCACGTCGATGATCGTCGGCCTGCCAGGCGAGACGGAAGAGGACTTCGAGCTGCTCAAGGAGTTCGTCAAGACGCAGCGCTTCGAGCGGCTCGGCGTGTTCCAGTACTCCGATGAGGAGGGCACCGCCGCGTTCGATTTGCCGAACAAGGTGCCGCAGAAGACCATCGAGCGCCGCTGGCGCGAGATCATGGCCATCCAGAAGCGCATCAACCGCGAGCAGAACAAGAAGCTCGTGGGCAAGCGCATCGAGGTGCTCGTGGAGGGCCCCAGCCCCGAGACCGAGCACCTGCTGGTGGGCCGCCACGAGGGCCAAGCTCCCGAGATCGACGGGCAGGTCTACATCAATGATGGCCTCGCCTACCCCGGCGAGTTCGTCACCATCGAGGTGACCGAGGCCCACGACTACGATCTCGTCGGCCGGGTGGTGGAGCGTCCGGATCCGAAGCAGCGCAAGCACAAGGCCCGGGACGCGGCCCCCACCGCCATGGCCACCTGGACATCTCCCCGCTAA